The nucleotide window GCCCCCTTCCGGAGGATAGAGGAACATCACCTGCAAAAGCCCTTTGAGGGCAGCTTGGAAGAGGTCCTCGAGGCCCCTTGCCTCCAGCTCAAAGCCCACGTCGGCGGTGTGGTCCAAGGGCCTTACCACCATGGCCCCTCCTCAGTGCCCTGGAAGCCTGGAAGGTGAAAGGTTTCCGTCCAGAGCCGTTCGGGATATCCTTCCATGAAGGCCAGGATGGAAAGGGCCTGGGTTTTGTGCTGGGCCAAGGCCTTGAGCTTCCGGGCCAAGGCCCATTCGGGGAGGCGCAGGCGGTGGGTAATGGGCCAAGGGCCCTCGGGTCGGACGAAGTAGACCACCTGGGCCAGGCCTTCCGCGGCCCTTATGGCGTAGCGGCTCGTGGCCACGTGGTCGGGGTGGCCGTTGATACCGTCTGGGGGAAAGGTGACCACGTACCGGGGCCTAAGGGAAAGGAGCCATTCCCGTATAGCAGCTTCCGCTTCCGGATGGTCTAGGAGACCTTTCCCCGAGGCCAAGCCACGGGGCCCCTCGCCGGCCTCTTGGGGCAGGGCGTTGGGAAAGGGGAGGACCTGGAGGAAATCCACCCCCAGGATTTCCGCTGCCTGGTGGAGTTCCCT belongs to Thermus albus and includes:
- a CDS encoding PIG-L deacetylase family protein; the protein is MVDLLVVVPHPDDESFGAGGALLLAKEAGLRTGILTLTRGEAGRTLGLCSPEELPQVRVRELHQAAEILGVDFLQVLPFPNALPQEAGEGPRGLASGKGLLDHPEAEAAIREWLLSLRPRYVVTFPPDGINGHPDHVATSRYAIRAAEGLAQVVYFVRPEGPWPITHRLRLPEWALARKLKALAQHKTQALSILAFMEGYPERLWTETFHLPGFQGTEEGPWW